The following coding sequences lie in one Arachis ipaensis cultivar K30076 chromosome B03, Araip1.1, whole genome shotgun sequence genomic window:
- the LOC107634141 gene encoding transcription factor MYB86: MGRHSCCLKQKLRKGLWSPEEDEKLFNYISRFGVGCWSSVPKQAGLQRCGKSCRLRWINYLRPDLKRGMFSQQEEDLIITLHEVLGNRWAQIAAQLPGRTDNEIKNFWNSCLKKKLMKQGIDPTTHKPLHNHEDKDNDTIINNNNNNNTTQAACSSSSSMAMLDGIIGGVSSSLSSSSLLLDPLTCLDFSHHHENYGLLFSSMPSLDMNNNNNNNALLSSTSSWDCCSNEEENKLESLFQFHHQLKSEEEFNTNYNNNVQQNSMQEDFMSSYNNLRSLSSEDLSAAAAAVAGPNFDVFHQI, from the exons ATGGGTCGGCATTCTTGTTGTTTAAAGCAAAAACTAAGGAAAGGTTTATGGTCCCCTGAAGAAGATGAGAAGCTCTTCAACTACATTTCTAGGTTTGGTGTTGGTTGCTGGAGTTCAGTTCCCAAACAAGCTG GGCTACAAAGATGTGGAAAGAGTTGCAGACTAAGATGGATAAATTATTTGAGGCCTGATTTGAAGAGAGGCATGTTTTCTCAACAAGAGGAGGATCTTATAATCACTCTCCATGAGGTTCTTGGAAATag GTGGGCACAGATTGCGGCACAGTTGCCAGGAAGAACAGATAATGAGATAAAGAATTTCTGGAATTCATGTCTGAAGAAGAAGCTAATGAAGCAAGGGATTGATCCAACTACACACAAGCCTCTTCATAATCATGAAGACAAAGATAATGatactattattaataataataataataataatacaacacAAGCagcatgttcttcttcttcttccatggcaATGTTAGATGGAATTATTGGAGGAgtttcatcatcattatcatcatcatcattattattagacCCTTTGACATGCTTggatttttctcatcatcatgaAAACTATGGATTATTATTCTCTTCAATGCCAAGCCTAgacatgaataataataataataataatgcattgCTCTCATCAACATCATCATGGGATTGTTGTAGCAATGAAGAGGAGAACAAGTTAGAATCTTTGTTTCAGTTTCATCATCAACTCAAATCTGAGGAGGAATTCAAtacaaattataataataatgtgCAGCAGAATTCAATGCAAGAAGATTTCATGAGCAGCTATAATAATTTAAGGTCACTCTCATCAGAAGATctatcagcagcagcagcagcagtagcAGGACCAAATTTTGATGTATTCCACCAGATATGA